A genomic region of Janthinobacterium lividum contains the following coding sequences:
- a CDS encoding XAC2610-related protein, which translates to MEFLVRGFSGIVHSTVPRRMHDREWCGALPKSCSMITLRLMQSGHLPQRPSTNIAMKLIALLLSLISTSVYAGTLHLDKAVTGKVWQAANIRYANHDEKQTYQLKIGKQWLNGRCSSSGTGNLHALLLDMNFDGHADLWVTGYTDSQGRIRCSDVWLWDAPAKQYSFNKPLSAIPNLDIGMNDQRIEGGIANCGCAAQCFYEDSYAWRASKLITTARREQDCERYREYRLNDKNDMIIVKDEIIESSNPGQQAIENTKLVDWQRHAKIMRKPWE; encoded by the coding sequence ATGGAATTCCTTGTTCGGGGATTTTCGGGCATTGTACACAGCACCGTTCCGCGCAGAATGCACGATAGGGAATGGTGTGGCGCACTGCCCAAATCCTGCAGTATGATCACTCTCCGCCTGATGCAATCGGGGCATTTGCCCCAACGCCCGTCCACGAATATCGCCATGAAACTGATTGCTCTGCTTTTATCCCTGATTTCCACCTCGGTTTATGCTGGCACCTTGCATCTGGATAAAGCAGTGACAGGCAAAGTGTGGCAAGCGGCCAATATCCGTTATGCGAATCACGATGAAAAACAGACGTATCAGCTGAAAATCGGGAAGCAGTGGCTCAATGGCCGTTGCAGCAGCAGCGGCACGGGCAATTTGCACGCGCTGCTGCTGGACATGAATTTCGACGGCCATGCCGACCTGTGGGTCACCGGCTATACGGATAGCCAAGGGCGCATCCGCTGTTCCGATGTATGGCTATGGGATGCGCCGGCGAAACAATACAGTTTCAACAAGCCATTATCGGCCATTCCAAATCTGGATATCGGCATGAACGATCAAAGAATCGAAGGCGGCATCGCCAATTGCGGCTGCGCGGCGCAATGCTTTTATGAAGACAGCTATGCGTGGCGGGCCAGCAAATTAATCACCACCGCGCGGCGCGAACAGGATTGCGAGCGCTATCGGGAATATCGCTTGAATGACAAAAACGACATGATCATCGTCAAGGATGAAATCATCGAGAGCAGCAACCCCGGCCAGCAGGCCATCGAGAATACAAAACTAGTTGACTGGCAGCGTCACGCGAAAATCATGCGCAAACCCTGGGAATGA
- a CDS encoding TetR/AcrR family transcriptional regulator: MAQMGRPRTFDRQAAVEQAMFLFWQQGYESTSLSQLKASLGGGISAPSFYAAFGSKEALFREAAQCYLDTFARVTECLWDDSLAPRAAIELALRQSASMQSEPGHPPGCMVALGCMSAPTAEHAAVAAPLTQSRARTRAGFVRCVERGMASGDLPGDMDAVALASVFDSFLSGVAIQARDGVGYAVFDSAITQIMRVWDANRLAA; the protein is encoded by the coding sequence ATGGCGCAAATGGGACGGCCGCGCACGTTCGACCGGCAGGCAGCGGTCGAGCAGGCCATGTTTTTATTCTGGCAGCAGGGATATGAATCGACGTCCTTGAGCCAGCTCAAGGCGAGCCTGGGCGGCGGCATTTCCGCGCCCAGTTTTTATGCGGCGTTCGGTTCGAAGGAAGCGCTGTTCCGCGAAGCGGCACAATGCTATCTGGACACGTTTGCCCGCGTGACGGAGTGCCTGTGGGATGATAGCCTGGCGCCGCGCGCGGCCATCGAGCTGGCCTTGCGCCAGTCGGCCAGCATGCAGTCCGAGCCGGGACATCCGCCCGGCTGCATGGTGGCGCTCGGCTGCATGAGCGCGCCGACGGCCGAACACGCGGCCGTGGCCGCGCCCCTCACGCAATCGCGCGCCCGCACGCGCGCCGGCTTCGTGCGCTGCGTCGAGCGGGGCATGGCCAGCGGCGACTTGCCTGGTGATATGGATGCCGTGGCGCTGGCGTCCGTCTTCGACAGCTTTCTGTCGGGCGTGGCTATCCAGGCCCGCGATGGCGTGGGCTACGCCGTGTTTGACTCTGCCATCACGCAAATCATGCGCGTGTGGGATGCCAACCGCTTGGCAGCCTAG
- a CDS encoding ribonuclease Z, which yields MFKLTFLGTSSGVPTRHRNVTSLALQTTHNRDWWMIDCGEATQHRLQRLPLSVHDLVGICITHVHGDHSYGLPGLLASASMTGRKKPLLLIAPAAIKAWIDATLLHTELFLTYPLIHIDVDSAPVVYEEAGLTVSRHALSHRAPSVGYRFALETSRWKLDKAALQAAGVPPGPAWGLLQAGQEALLDDGTVLNAAAFRQVETQRATVVIGGDNDTPALLAEACADAQLLVHEATYTEAMLQKVGPGPTHSSVQRVAQFAEAVRLPNLILTHFSARYHNADGMAELEAEARLHYSGELFLARDFDSYELDAAGALSKQPGKSSFSGD from the coding sequence GTCTTCCGGCGTGCCCACGCGCCACCGCAACGTCACGTCGCTGGCCCTGCAAACCACGCACAACCGCGACTGGTGGATGATCGATTGCGGCGAAGCCACGCAGCACCGGCTGCAGCGCCTGCCCCTGTCCGTGCACGACCTGGTGGGCATTTGCATCACCCACGTACATGGCGACCACAGCTACGGGCTGCCGGGCTTGCTGGCCAGCGCCTCGATGACGGGGCGCAAGAAGCCCTTGCTGCTGATCGCCCCGGCCGCCATCAAGGCCTGGATCGACGCGACACTGCTGCACACGGAACTGTTCCTGACGTATCCGCTGATCCACATCGACGTGGACAGCGCGCCAGTGGTCTACGAGGAAGCGGGCTTGACCGTCTCGCGCCATGCGCTGTCGCACCGCGCGCCGAGCGTCGGTTATCGTTTCGCGCTGGAAACGAGCAGGTGGAAGCTGGACAAGGCGGCCCTGCAGGCAGCGGGCGTGCCGCCCGGCCCCGCCTGGGGACTCTTGCAAGCTGGCCAGGAGGCGCTGCTCGACGACGGCACGGTCTTGAACGCCGCCGCTTTCCGCCAGGTGGAAACGCAGCGCGCCACGGTGGTGATAGGCGGCGACAACGACACGCCGGCCTTGCTGGCGGAGGCTTGCGCGGATGCGCAATTGCTCGTGCATGAAGCCACCTACACGGAAGCGATGCTGCAGAAAGTGGGGCCCGGCCCCACGCACAGTTCCGTGCAGCGCGTGGCGCAGTTTGCCGAAGCGGTGCGCTTGCCGAACCTGATCCTCACCCACTTCAGCGCCCGCTATCACAATGCGGACGGCATGGCCGAGCTGGAAGCGGAAGCCCGGCTGCATTATTCGGGCGAACTGTTCCTGGCGCGCGATTTCGACAGCTATGAACTCGACGCGGCGGGTGCGCTCAGCAAGCAGCCGGGGAAATCGTCGTTCAGTGGGGATTGA
- a CDS encoding tetratricopeptide repeat protein — MTSSPESFNEAGILAYNDGNYAEAFKQFDAAARTGDPAGQHLLASLYYQGHGVTQDLPKAVELFTAAAQAGFPPALANLALMYASGDGVAQDMAQSLAYGRQAAEAGDGQSQFNLAQAYRKGDGVPQDFAEAAFWYKQAAEAGSLSAQNEYGLLYAQGQGVELDYVQAYAWIAMPAEAGSVQSIKNRDQLLEILTPSQQQAARALAAEYAAQYGVNPH, encoded by the coding sequence ATGACATCCTCTCCTGAATCTTTTAATGAAGCGGGTATTCTCGCTTATAACGACGGCAATTACGCCGAGGCATTCAAGCAATTCGATGCGGCCGCGCGCACCGGCGATCCGGCCGGCCAGCATTTATTGGCCAGCCTGTATTACCAGGGCCATGGCGTGACGCAAGATTTGCCGAAAGCGGTGGAATTGTTTACGGCGGCCGCGCAGGCGGGTTTTCCGCCAGCGCTGGCCAATCTGGCCCTGATGTATGCGAGCGGCGATGGCGTCGCGCAAGACATGGCGCAATCGCTCGCGTACGGCCGCCAGGCGGCCGAGGCGGGCGATGGCCAGTCGCAATTCAACCTGGCGCAGGCTTACCGCAAGGGCGATGGCGTACCGCAAGACTTTGCCGAAGCGGCGTTCTGGTACAAGCAGGCGGCCGAAGCCGGCTCCCTGTCGGCGCAGAATGAATATGGCTTGCTGTACGCGCAAGGGCAGGGCGTGGAGCTCGACTACGTGCAGGCGTATGCGTGGATCGCCATGCCGGCCGAGGCAGGCAGCGTGCAATCGATCAAGAACCGCGACCAGTTGCTGGAAATCCTCACGCCGTCACAGCAGCAGGCGGCGCGCGCGCTGGCTGCCGAGTATGCGGCGCAGTATGGCGTCAATCCCCACTGA
- a CDS encoding GNAT family N-acetyltransferase → MTTHPTSITFHSAKAEDTPAFIDLRGKTRQNAIPAERLAEVGITADSWAEMMHSGSLPGQVCHHDGQLVGYCFGERDTGEIIVLALLPEFEGLGIGKTLLELVMTELRAQGHQRLFLGCSNDPASRSYGFYRYLGWTATGETDKYGDDVLEFRFTA, encoded by the coding sequence ATGACGACACACCCAACATCGATTACTTTCCATTCCGCCAAGGCGGAAGACACGCCAGCCTTCATCGACTTGCGCGGCAAGACGCGGCAAAACGCCATTCCCGCGGAACGCCTGGCGGAAGTGGGCATCACGGCCGACTCCTGGGCCGAGATGATGCACTCGGGCAGCCTGCCTGGCCAGGTCTGCCATCACGACGGCCAGCTGGTCGGCTACTGCTTTGGCGAGCGCGACACGGGCGAAATCATCGTCCTGGCCCTGCTGCCGGAATTCGAAGGCTTAGGTATCGGCAAGACCTTGCTGGAATTGGTGATGACGGAACTGCGCGCGCAAGGCCACCAACGGCTGTTCCTCGGCTGCTCCAACGACCCCGCCTCGCGCTCCTACGGTTTTTACCGCTACCTGGGCTGGACCGCGACGGGCGAGACGGACAAGTATGGCGACGATGTGCTGGAGTTCCGCTTTACGGCCTAG